One Campylobacter concisus DNA segment encodes these proteins:
- the ccoO gene encoding cytochrome-c oxidase, cbb3-type subunit II has product MFAWLEKNPFFFAVCVFIVIAYAGVVEILPDFANRARPLEGTKPYTVLELAGKKIYIQNGCNTCHSQMIRPFKAETDRYGMYSLSGEFAYDRPHLWGSKRTGPDLMRVGNYRTTDWHENHMLNPASVVPGSIMPAYPFLFKKNADIETAYAEALTVKKVFNTPYDEKDMPALGTFEQANANVKEQAASIVESMKDEQVKSAFAKGEIRQIVALIAYLNSLK; this is encoded by the coding sequence ATGTTTGCTTGGTTAGAAAAAAATCCATTCTTTTTTGCAGTTTGCGTCTTTATCGTCATAGCTTATGCTGGTGTGGTAGAAATTTTACCTGACTTTGCAAATAGAGCTAGGCCACTTGAGGGCACAAAGCCTTATACGGTTTTAGAGCTTGCTGGAAAAAAAATATATATACAAAATGGTTGCAACACTTGTCACTCACAGATGATACGTCCGTTTAAAGCAGAGACTGATAGATACGGCATGTACTCGCTAAGTGGCGAATTTGCTTATGATCGTCCGCATCTTTGGGGTTCAAAAAGAACTGGCCCAGATCTTATGCGTGTGGGTAATTATAGAACGACAGATTGGCATGAAAATCATATGTTAAACCCAGCCTCTGTTGTGCCAGGTTCGATCATGCCGGCATATCCATTTTTATTTAAGAAAAATGCTGACATAGAGACTGCTTACGCTGAAGCACTAACTGTTAAAAAGGTCTTTAATACGCCTTATGATGAGAAAGATATGCCAGCTCTTGGTACTTTTGAGCAAGCAAATGCTAACGTGAAAGAGCAGGCTGCAAGTATCGTTGAAAGTATGAAAGACGAGCAAGTAAAAAGTGCTTTTGCAAAGGGTGAAATTCGTCAGATCGTGGCACTTATCGCCTATCTAAATAGCCTAAAATAG
- a CDS encoding DpnD/PcfM family protein, protein MKEFEVEITEILSKKIKFKAKDQHEACKIAKKAYEKSEIVLGADDFTEVKFNILPISKPNNQGKK, encoded by the coding sequence ATGAAAGAATTTGAAGTTGAGATAACTGAAATTTTAAGTAAAAAGATAAAGTTTAAAGCAAAAGATCAGCATGAGGCATGTAAGATCGCCAAAAAGGCTTATGAAAAGAGCGAGATCGTGCTTGGAGCTGATGATTTTACTGAGGTGAAATTTAATATCTTGCCCATAAGTAAGCCAAACAATCAAGGTAAAAAATGA
- a CDS encoding DNA-methyltransferase, producing the protein MRNDFRLINGDCFSELAKFKGEFDLIFADPPYFLSNGGLSIQSGQIVSVNKGKWDEGTNIDEIDEFNLQWLKLAKNALSNNGSVMISGTYHNIFSIGRALQKLDYKILNIITWQKTNPPPNFSCRYLTHSTEQVIWARKDEKHKHIFNYELMKRINGDKQMKDVWSFAAIAPWEKACGKHPTQKPLSLLIRLILMASNENSIICDPFAGSATTGIAANLLGRNFVGIEKEQEFMDIALKRKAELEANFIKFRDKFSDIKLLDSLKFG; encoded by the coding sequence ATGCGTAATGATTTCAGACTCATAAATGGTGACTGCTTCAGTGAATTGGCTAAATTTAAAGGTGAGTTTGATCTTATCTTTGCGGATCCACCATATTTTCTTTCAAATGGCGGACTTAGCATCCAAAGCGGGCAGATAGTTAGCGTAAATAAAGGCAAGTGGGATGAGGGCACAAATATCGATGAGATCGACGAATTTAACCTACAATGGCTCAAACTCGCTAAAAACGCACTTAGTAATAACGGTAGCGTGATGATAAGTGGGACGTATCACAACATCTTTTCTATAGGTAGAGCGCTTCAAAAGCTTGATTATAAAATTTTAAACATCATTACGTGGCAAAAGACCAATCCTCCGCCAAATTTTAGCTGCAGGTATCTAACACATAGCACTGAACAGGTTATTTGGGCTAGAAAAGATGAGAAACATAAGCACATCTTTAACTATGAGCTTATGAAGCGGATAAATGGAGATAAACAGATGAAAGATGTGTGGAGTTTTGCTGCGATTGCTCCTTGGGAGAAAGCATGCGGTAAGCATCCTACGCAAAAGCCACTTTCACTTTTGATAAGGCTTATCTTGATGGCAAGTAACGAAAATAGCATCATTTGTGATCCTTTTGCAGGCTCAGCAACAACTGGCATAGCTGCAAATTTACTAGGTAGAAATTTTGTTGGTATCGAAAAAGAGCAGGAATTTATGGATATAGCACTTAAGCGAAAGGCTGAGCTAGAAGCAAATTTTATAAAATTTAGAGATAAATTTAGTGATATAAAGTTGCTCGACAGCTTAAAATTTGGTTAG
- a CDS encoding DpnII family type II restriction endonuclease, whose protein sequence is MKADSFTLFKEYRSCFEVLNLLIAVRESSRKVVSSSGSLLELKSYFDEPEKIYNFLLETGLDEIFKDRKIKNLCDYVFGVEVGLDTNARKNRSGTNFANLISERFHSENICFQIF, encoded by the coding sequence TTGAAAGCAGATAGTTTCACGCTTTTTAAAGAATATCGAAGCTGTTTTGAGGTGCTAAATTTACTAATTGCCGTTCGAGAAAGTAGTAGAAAAGTTGTGAGTTCAAGTGGCAGTTTACTTGAGTTAAAGAGTTATTTTGATGAGCCAGAGAAAATTTACAACTTTCTTTTAGAGACTGGACTTGATGAAATTTTCAAGGATAGAAAAATTAAAAATTTATGTGATTATGTGTTTGGCGTAGAGGTTGGACTTGACACAAATGCCAGAAAAAACCGCAGTGGAACAAATTTTGCGAATTTAATCTCAGAAAGGTTTCACTCTGAAAATATCTGTTTTCAAATCTTTTGA
- a CDS encoding cbb3-type cytochrome c oxidase N-terminal domain-containing protein: MQWLNLEDNINLLALIGAILIIVLTVVVAGKYVGQMKVKKDESVELSEHNWDGIGEYKNPVPFGWAVVFLLTLVWAIWYYLLGYPLNSYSQIGEYNKEVKEANAKFEKEYANPSKETLHAMGESVFLVQCSACHGITGDGIGGKAANLQIWGSEQGIIDTILNGSKGLDYPMGEMPAGLADANGAKAIAAYVAKEISAIKSTKNENLVAMGKELYAACAACHGDDGKGMDGMSADLSKYGSSEFIVDVLNRGKNGNIGVMPKFNDGRLNEIQQKAVGEYVISLSKGE, encoded by the coding sequence ATGCAATGGCTAAATTTAGAAGATAATATAAATTTACTTGCGTTAATAGGTGCCATCTTAATTATCGTACTAACTGTCGTTGTAGCTGGCAAGTATGTTGGTCAAATGAAAGTTAAAAAAGATGAAAGCGTAGAGCTTAGCGAGCACAACTGGGATGGGATAGGCGAGTATAAAAATCCAGTTCCATTTGGTTGGGCGGTAGTTTTTTTACTAACTCTTGTTTGGGCGATCTGGTATTACTTACTTGGTTATCCACTAAATTCTTACTCACAAATCGGTGAATATAATAAAGAAGTAAAAGAGGCAAACGCTAAATTTGAAAAAGAGTATGCAAACCCAAGCAAAGAAACACTTCATGCTATGGGAGAGAGCGTATTTTTGGTGCAATGCTCAGCATGTCATGGTATCACAGGCGATGGCATTGGTGGTAAAGCTGCAAATTTACAAATTTGGGGTAGCGAACAAGGAATAATTGATACGATACTAAATGGCTCAAAGGGGCTTGATTATCCTATGGGTGAGATGCCAGCTGGGCTAGCTGATGCTAATGGAGCAAAGGCTATCGCAGCTTATGTTGCAAAAGAGATAAGTGCTATAAAAAGTACAAAAAATGAAAATTTAGTAGCTATGGGAAAAGAGCTTTACGCAGCTTGTGCAGCTTGTCACGGAGATGATGGCAAGGGCATGGATGGTATGTCGGCTGATCTTAGTAAATATGGTTCAAGTGAGTTCATCGTAGATGTACTAAATCGTGGTAAAAACGGCAATATCGGTGTTATGCCTAAATTTAATGATGGCAGATTAAACGAGATACAACAAAAAGCAGTTGGCGAATATGTCATATCGCTATCAAAGGGCGAATAA
- a CDS encoding response regulator transcription factor, with protein MSKILNNLTVLIVENEGDGKKIVQEVMRDKFEKVITAQNGDEGLKKFKKYNPNMVITDVFMPIMNGLDMAKSIKEISKDTPIIVFSTNSEKETLLKAIDVGIDKYVLKPIDLDDFLVTLENVAKNKIETANIIQVTNGYSFNKIKRVLIRDGVEISLTKKELAFISLLIKRLGTLVLHDEIKNVVWVGESVTEAAIRTFVKRVRDKVGSNFIKNVPGLGYKIDRRLS; from the coding sequence ATGAGCAAGATTCTTAATAATCTAACCGTTCTTATCGTTGAAAATGAGGGAGATGGTAAAAAAATAGTACAAGAAGTTATGCGAGATAAATTCGAAAAAGTTATCACTGCTCAAAATGGCGATGAAGGACTTAAGAAATTTAAAAAATATAATCCAAATATGGTTATAACAGACGTTTTTATGCCTATAATGAATGGCCTTGATATGGCTAAAAGCATTAAAGAAATTTCAAAAGATACACCTATTATAGTTTTTAGTACAAATAGTGAAAAAGAAACACTTCTAAAGGCGATAGATGTTGGTATTGATAAATACGTTTTAAAGCCGATTGATCTTGATGATTTTTTGGTTACGTTAGAAAATGTTGCTAAAAATAAGATAGAAACAGCAAATATTATTCAGGTTACAAATGGATATAGTTTTAATAAAATAAAACGTGTGCTTATTAGAGATGGTGTTGAAATTTCTCTTACAAAAAAAGAGCTTGCATTTATATCTTTACTCATAAAAAGACTTGGTACGCTTGTACTTCACGATGAAATAAAAAATGTTGTTTGGGTTGGCGAGAGCGTGACAGAGGCTGCTATTAGGACCTTCGTTAAGCGTGTCAGAGATAAAGTCGGTAGTAATTTTATAAAAAATGTTCCTGGACTTGGTTACAAAATAGATAGAAGACTCTCCTAG
- a CDS encoding isoleucyl-tRNA synthetase, with translation MKILNAFFTGIIFALAPIFTLFVGIYNNYFSYYGISEYFNVVFVDNVPFLWLLPIFFIFGYCFFYAPFRKIFRAFYLVLLIVCAFSWYPDFGRTLGENYFMSKSLSLDISSNLENEQKTDGKILYEGRREIYFLRSDNNKVVKISK, from the coding sequence ATGAAAATTTTAAATGCTTTTTTTACGGGTATTATATTTGCCCTTGCTCCTATTTTTACACTATTTGTTGGAATTTACAACAACTACTTTTCTTACTATGGCATAAGCGAGTATTTTAATGTTGTTTTTGTTGATAACGTGCCTTTCCTATGGCTTTTGCCTATATTTTTTATATTTGGGTATTGCTTTTTTTACGCGCCTTTTAGAAAAATTTTTAGAGCTTTTTATTTAGTTTTGCTGATAGTTTGTGCTTTTAGTTGGTATCCTGACTTTGGACGCACTTTAGGAGAGAATTATTTTATGAGTAAATCGCTATCTTTAGATATCTCATCAAATTTAGAAAATGAGCAAAAGACTGATGGAAAGATACTTTATGAAGGACGAAGAGAAATTTATTTTTTAAGAAGCGATAATAATAAAGTCGTTAAAATTTCAAAGTAA
- a CDS encoding DpnII family type II restriction endonuclease, with amino-acid sequence MKIFDFSTRIQNITYLIEANFYSGGGSKLNEVARAYIEIAKRISPLSEYKFIWITDGWGWHDARNKLQEAYKSVRIYNLANLHLFINELKNA; translated from the coding sequence GTGAAGATATTTGATTTTTCGACTCGCATACAAAATATCACTTATCTAATCGAAGCAAATTTTTATAGTGGCGGTGGCTCGAAATTAAACGAAGTAGCAAGAGCTTACATCGAAATAGCCAAAAGGATCTCCCCTTTGTCAGAGTATAAATTTATCTGGATCACTGATGGCTGGGGTTGGCACGATGCTAGAAATAAGTTGCAAGAGGCCTATAAGAGTGTAAGGATTTATAACCTTGCAAATTTGCACCTTTTTATAAATGAGCTTAAAAATGCGTAA
- a CDS encoding flavin reductase, with amino-acid sequence MHKELNRQGFYYGFPVLLATTKDKNTNDDITVLSSSWTLGNTVVLGIGIENQGFKNIKNGSDITLNLCDEGLLEAVQKMEKLTGDSNVPEEKKNLGYIYEHDKFKVANLNKEPGINAKTVRIKECKIQIETAVEKIELKEWFSIVTCKITGIFVDENLLKDEKIDTQKWHPLIYKFKEYVGTCERLGLNFGFKEI; translated from the coding sequence ATGCATAAAGAGTTAAACAGACAAGGTTTTTACTACGGCTTTCCGGTTTTGCTGGCTACCACAAAAGATAAAAACACAAACGATGATATCACGGTGCTTTCATCTTCTTGGACGTTAGGAAATACAGTGGTGCTTGGCATAGGCATTGAAAATCAAGGCTTTAAAAATATCAAAAATGGTTCAGATATCACGCTAAATTTATGTGATGAGGGTCTGTTAGAAGCTGTGCAAAAAATGGAAAAACTAACTGGCGATAGTAACGTGCCAGAAGAAAAAAAGAATCTTGGCTACATCTACGAGCACGACAAATTTAAGGTGGCAAATCTCAACAAAGAGCCTGGCATAAATGCAAAAACCGTCAGGATAAAAGAGTGTAAGATACAGATAGAAACGGCTGTAGAAAAGATAGAGTTAAAAGAGTGGTTTAGCATCGTTACTTGTAAGATTACAGGCATTTTTGTAGATGAAAATTTGCTAAAAGATGAAAAGATAGATACGCAAAAATGGCATCCATTAATCTATAAATTTAAAGAATATGTCGGCACTTGCGAGCGTTTGGGATTAAATTTTGGATTTAAAGAGATTTGA
- the carA gene encoding glutamine-hydrolyzing carbamoyl-phosphate synthase small subunit → MKAYIYIENGVFLEAKAFGAHGECAGELVFNTSMTGYEEIMSDPSYAGQFIVFTMPEIGIVGINEDDMESLRIHASGVIMRSYNETPSNYRSQKSLGKFFEEQGKFGVYDVDTRYLTKMLRDEGALMAYISTQISDKDELKRRLESSGRIENINYVKTVSAMDEYEHKKGAWDRNLKSYKPLKSIGKKIAVFDFGVKRNILNELCETGLEVIVVPHDTKAEILIEKFKNGEINGVFLSNGPGEPKNLKAEIGEIKKMIEAKIPIFGICLGHQLLSNAFGYETYKLKFGQHGANHPVLNLETKAIEITTQNHNYNVPESIAEVAVVTHRNLFDNTIEGVRYKDYPIFSVQHHPEASGGPSESKYIFKQFLEIL, encoded by the coding sequence ATGAAAGCTTACATTTATATTGAAAATGGTGTTTTTTTAGAAGCAAAAGCTTTTGGTGCTCATGGTGAGTGTGCAGGCGAGCTCGTTTTTAATACCTCGATGACTGGCTATGAAGAGATCATGAGCGATCCAAGCTATGCTGGTCAGTTTATCGTCTTTACGATGCCAGAAATAGGTATAGTAGGCATAAATGAAGATGATATGGAGAGTCTTAGAATTCATGCAAGTGGCGTTATAATGAGAAGCTATAACGAGACTCCGTCAAATTACCGCTCGCAAAAATCTTTGGGAAAATTTTTCGAAGAGCAAGGTAAATTTGGTGTTTATGACGTTGATACTAGATACCTTACAAAGATGCTACGTGACGAGGGTGCGCTTATGGCTTATATCTCAACGCAGATAAGTGATAAAGACGAGCTAAAACGTAGGCTTGAAAGTAGCGGGCGTATCGAAAATATAAACTACGTAAAAACAGTTAGTGCGATGGATGAATATGAGCACAAAAAAGGCGCTTGGGATAGAAATTTAAAGTCATATAAGCCGCTAAAAAGTATTGGTAAAAAGATAGCTGTTTTTGACTTTGGTGTAAAGAGAAATATCCTAAACGAGCTATGTGAAACTGGTCTTGAAGTCATCGTAGTGCCACACGACACTAAGGCTGAAATTTTGATAGAAAAATTTAAAAATGGCGAGATAAATGGGGTGTTTTTATCAAATGGTCCTGGTGAGCCAAAAAATTTAAAGGCTGAAATAGGCGAGATCAAAAAGATGATTGAGGCTAAGATACCTATATTTGGCATTTGCCTTGGACATCAGTTACTCTCAAACGCCTTTGGGTACGAGACATATAAGCTTAAATTTGGTCAGCACGGAGCAAATCACCCAGTGCTAAATTTAGAGACAAAAGCGATCGAGATAACAACACAAAATCACAACTACAACGTACCTGAGAGTATCGCAGAAGTAGCTGTTGTGACTCATAGAAATTTATTTGACAACACGATCGAGGGTGTGAGATACAAAGACTATCCGATCTTTTCAGTTCAGCACCACCCAGAAGCAAGTGGTGGTCCAAGCGAGAGTAAATATATATTTAAGCAGTTTTTAGAAATTTTATAA
- a CDS encoding DUF507 family protein, with the protein MRLKLPHVPYISHKIAIDLLNCGFVRLNKGIEPIVAKTSEILTVDIQKERALDERVNELLEKNEDEMQTMQIDRKNMFWLVKKKLAGEFDVILTHEDRFSNIAHKVLEAIWKSGFVDYNVSENRVKNVIYNSIDEYLKSYEKIEDDVYEMIQNYKHKLIPGTDEYDLVFERLYQDELKKRGML; encoded by the coding sequence ATGCGTTTAAAACTCCCACACGTTCCGTATATTTCACATAAAATAGCAATAGATCTTCTAAATTGTGGTTTCGTAAGACTAAATAAAGGTATTGAGCCAATCGTAGCAAAAACAAGTGAAATTTTAACAGTCGATATTCAAAAAGAAAGAGCTTTAGATGAGCGAGTAAATGAGCTTTTGGAGAAAAATGAAGATGAGATGCAAACTATGCAAATTGACCGCAAAAATATGTTTTGGCTCGTTAAAAAGAAGCTCGCAGGTGAATTTGATGTAATTTTAACCCACGAAGATAGATTTAGTAATATCGCTCACAAAGTGCTTGAAGCTATTTGGAAGAGCGGCTTTGTTGATTATAATGTATCTGAAAATCGCGTAAAAAATGTGATTTATAACTCAATAGACGAGTACTTAAAAAGCTATGAGAAGATAGAAGATGATGTTTATGAAATGATACAAAATTATAAACATAAGCTAATCCCAGGAACTGATGAATATGATCTTGTCTTTGAGCGTTTGTATCAAGATGAGCTTAAAAAAAGAGGTATGCTTTAA
- a CDS encoding DUF4006 family protein, translating to MENKNRNIFALNGISGYLVAVLLLLSILGVLTYIGIGLQKDVATKPYSLKDASSIEMKSVDNAKHVIIKE from the coding sequence ATGGAAAATAAAAATAGAAATATCTTTGCTTTAAATGGTATTAGCGGTTATTTGGTGGCAGTTTTGCTTTTGCTATCTATCCTTGGCGTACTTACTTATATTGGTATTGGCTTGCAAAAAGATGTAGCAACCAAGCCTTACTCATTAAAAGATGCAAGTAGCATTGAGATGAAGAGCGTTGATAACGCTAAACACGTCATTATAAAGGAGTAG
- a CDS encoding FixH family protein — protein sequence MDKKTFWPYTIVLSFIAIIIACAVTIIIALKHPVEMDSSYMQSYQNVDENITFIKESEKRFDEKFDLKFEPNFNTLNAKFKFHLTPKKGEISALKYEILLTRPQTNKENKILRASWHENDLVSEETSLKEGRWQLLLRLSDTNDTRYYKFDLNVTK from the coding sequence ATGGATAAAAAAACCTTTTGGCCTTATACTATCGTACTTAGCTTTATTGCTATCATTATCGCTTGTGCAGTAACGATCATTATAGCACTGAAACATCCAGTCGAGATGGATAGCTCCTATATGCAAAGCTACCAAAATGTCGATGAAAATATAACCTTTATCAAAGAGAGTGAAAAACGCTTTGATGAGAAATTTGATCTAAAATTTGAGCCAAATTTTAATACCCTAAATGCCAAGTTTAAATTTCATCTAACTCCTAAAAAAGGAGAAATTTCAGCTTTAAAATATGAAATTTTACTCACTCGCCCACAGACAAATAAAGAAAATAAAATTTTAAGAGCTTCATGGCATGAAAATGATCTAGTAAGTGAAGAAACAAGCCTAAAAGAAGGCAGGTGGCAGCTACTTTTAAGGCTAAGTGACACTAATGATACAAGGTATTATAAATTTGATCTTAATGTCACAAAATGA
- a CDS encoding sulfite exporter TauE/SafE family protein — translation MQNINLYMIVSVAFLSSFSHCVGMCSGFLSLQTLFFKGKNKIEILMLSTLYSLARIFAYVVLGALFGAFGVVISFSMQARGLIFFIVGLVIAFIGITLLFRGELLKFVENQKALNFVVRIAKTRIQKKNLANFLLLGFLNGFLPCGVVYYFLALGILSANFIDSAFIMLVFGLCTLPAMLLASFVFGILNEKFKDIMFKISASIMIINGIYLSFLGYRANA, via the coding sequence ATGCAAAACATAAACCTTTACATGATTGTCTCAGTTGCATTTTTAAGCAGCTTTAGTCATTGTGTAGGTATGTGCAGCGGATTTTTGAGCTTGCAGACTCTATTTTTTAAAGGTAAGAATAAAATAGAAATTTTAATGCTAAGCACACTTTATAGTCTAGCTAGAATTTTTGCTTATGTAGTTTTAGGAGCTTTGTTTGGCGCCTTTGGAGTTGTTATTAGCTTTAGCATGCAGGCAAGAGGTCTTATATTTTTCATAGTTGGCTTAGTGATCGCGTTTATCGGCATTACCTTACTTTTTAGGGGTGAGCTTTTAAAATTTGTAGAGAATCAAAAGGCGCTTAATTTTGTAGTAAGAATTGCAAAAACAAGGATTCAAAAGAAAAATTTAGCAAATTTTTTATTACTTGGTTTTTTAAATGGCTTTTTGCCTTGTGGTGTGGTTTATTATTTTTTGGCACTTGGGATTTTAAGTGCAAATTTTATTGATTCGGCTTTTATAATGCTTGTATTTGGTCTTTGTACATTGCCAGCCATGCTTTTAGCTAGCTTTGTATTTGGGATTTTAAATGAAAAATTTAAAGACATAATGTTTAAGATTTCGGCTAGCATAATGATAATAAATGGAATTTATCTATCATTTTTAGGATATAGAGCAAATGCCTAA
- a CDS encoding type II restriction endonuclease, which translates to MASLKETNATLGYFCDFKKCSKNLAEVATKLNALNSLLGSKDLKTDIFRVKPF; encoded by the coding sequence ATGGCAAGTTTAAAAGAGACAAATGCTACGCTCGGCTACTTTTGTGATTTTAAAAAATGTTCTAAAAACCTTGCAGAGGTCGCTACCAAACTTAATGCTTTAAATTCCTTACTTGGTTCAAAAGATTTGAAAACAGATATTTTCAGAGTGAAACCTTTCTGA
- the ccoN gene encoding cytochrome-c oxidase, cbb3-type subunit I, translating into MRPSQLLHYDYSVVKLFMFSTIFFGIVGMAIGVLVAFQLACPDLNYIAGEYSAFGRLRPLHTNGIIFGFMLSGIFATWYYIGQRVLKVSMSESPFLMFIGKLHFWLYIFVMILAVVTLFMGESTSKEYAELEWPLDIAVVVVWVLWGISIFGLIGIRREKTLYISVWYYIATFLGVAMLYLFNNMEIPTRLVSGYGSWLHSVSMYAGSNDALVQWWYGHNAVAFVFTVAIIAQIYYFLPKESGQPIFSYKLSLFSFWGLMFIYLWAGGHHLIYTAVPDWMQTMGSVFSIVLILPSWGSAINMLLTMKGEWTQLRESPLIKFMILASTFYMFSTLEGPILAIKSVNALAHYTDWVPGHVHDGALGWVGFMTMAALYHMTPRVFKREIYSKSLMEAQFWIQTTGIVLYFASMWIAGITQGMMWRATDSYGNLLYSFIDTVVVLIPYYYIRAIGGLLYLIGFLMFAYNIYKSTSAKAILAEPKSATPMGGAKANAEVM; encoded by the coding sequence ATGCGACCATCCCAGTTGCTACATTATGATTATAGTGTGGTAAAACTCTTTATGTTCTCCACGATATTTTTTGGTATTGTTGGCATGGCTATTGGTGTTTTGGTGGCTTTCCAGCTTGCCTGTCCTGATCTAAACTATATAGCTGGTGAGTATTCGGCATTTGGTAGATTGCGTCCTCTTCATACTAACGGTATCATTTTTGGTTTTATGCTCTCTGGTATATTTGCCACTTGGTATTACATAGGACAGCGTGTTCTAAAAGTATCAATGAGCGAATCTCCGTTTTTGATGTTCATTGGTAAGCTTCATTTTTGGCTTTATATATTTGTTATGATTCTAGCTGTTGTGACGCTTTTTATGGGCGAGAGTACATCTAAGGAGTATGCCGAGCTTGAGTGGCCACTAGATATTGCAGTAGTAGTAGTCTGGGTGCTTTGGGGCATAAGTATATTTGGACTTATTGGTATTCGCCGTGAGAAAACACTTTACATCTCGGTTTGGTATTACATTGCTACATTTCTTGGCGTTGCTATGCTTTATCTATTTAATAACATGGAAATTCCAACAAGGCTAGTTAGTGGATATGGCTCATGGCTACACTCAGTTTCGATGTATGCTGGCTCTAATGATGCTTTGGTTCAGTGGTGGTACGGTCACAACGCAGTTGCGTTTGTATTTACAGTAGCGATCATCGCCCAAATTTATTATTTCTTGCCAAAAGAGAGCGGACAGCCAATATTTTCTTATAAGCTTTCGTTATTTTCATTCTGGGGCCTTATGTTTATCTATCTTTGGGCTGGCGGTCACCACCTAATATATACTGCTGTGCCTGATTGGATGCAGACTATGGGTTCAGTTTTTTCTATTGTTTTGATTTTGCCTTCTTGGGGCTCAGCTATTAATATGCTTCTTACAATGAAAGGCGAATGGACACAACTTCGCGAGAGCCCGCTTATTAAATTTATGATTTTAGCTTCAACTTTTTATATGTTTTCAACTCTTGAAGGCCCTATCTTGGCTATCAAATCTGTAAATGCACTAGCTCACTATACTGACTGGGTGCCAGGACACGTACATGATGGTGCACTTGGCTGGGTTGGTTTTATGACTATGGCAGCACTTTATCATATGACACCACGTGTCTTTAAGCGCGAAATTTATTCAAAATCCTTAATGGAAGCTCAATTTTGGATACAAACAACAGGTATCGTTTTATACTTTGCTTCTATGTGGATTGCTGGTATTACGCAAGGCATGATGTGGAGAGCAACTGATAGCTATGGAAATTTACTCTACTCATTTATTGATACTGTTGTAGTACTTATACCTTATTATTACATTAGAGCTATTGGTGGGCTTTTGTATTTGATTGGCTTTTTGATGTTTGCTTACAATATCTACAAATCAACTTCTGCTAAAGCTATTTTGGCAGAGCCAAAAAGTGCAACGCCTATGGGCGGTGCTAAAGCCAATGCGGAGGTGATGTGA
- a CDS encoding cytochrome c oxidase, cbb3-type, CcoQ subunit, producing MDIRELQAYGYFILTAFLAITLYAYFFHLYKSEKQGRRNYEKYSRLALDDEIGSKILEQKATKESVCNG from the coding sequence ATGGACATTAGAGAACTTCAAGCTTATGGCTATTTTATTTTGACAGCATTTTTAGCTATCACTTTGTATGCTTATTTTTTTCATCTTTATAAAAGTGAAAAGCAAGGTAGAAGAAATTATGAGAAGTATTCAAGATTAGCCCTAGATGATGAGATCGGTAGTAAAATTTTAGAGCAAAAGGCTACAAAGGAGAGCGTATGCAATGGCTAA